One Cellulomonas sp. Y8 DNA segment encodes these proteins:
- a CDS encoding glycoside hydrolase family 65 protein, giving the protein MPHTYAERAYAYPAVDEVLVPVVDAWALGWSVDGDPLDAAPADATPAPASHDDRVLDLRRGVLDREQRRTAPSTGAAVALSTRRLVSLTRRGVVATRWRVRAEADVTLTAHPVPGCDHAGAPPAREPGVRTLTCRHDPEGSAVHQRAERSGREMVVRTAHEVTADEGVDARWSTVDPHGAVLTVALRAGQAVEVVVIAAYAGGTDAEALHTQADAELRAARAAGWSGLRHEQETELAGVWARGDVLVEGDDELQQAVRYALLQVVQASAQADGAGIRAKGLAGTGYHGHTFWDSECFVLPVLDHVLPRAAADHLRWRHATLPQARARAVELGLPGVTFPWRTISGRECSGYWPAGTAAFHVNAGVGIAAARHVAATGDAVFDRDVAVDLLVPTARLWAGRGHHTPEGFRIDGVTGPDEYTAVVDNNTYTNLVARENLRAAADACERHPDVAARLGVTATERAEWRRAADRMMVPYSEELGVTEQHEGFTRRAPWDFGAPANTRYPLQEHHPFVELYRRQVTKQADLVLALHVAADDIPVEQKRRDFAYYEAITVRDSSLSAPAQAVVAAEVGHPDLAYAYARECALIDLSDLRASSAEGLHVAALAGAWTALVVGLGGLRQAGDAVHLTPRLPRRLTRVAFTVLQAGARVEVDVRQDLVTYRLLAGDDARFTHHGDPVHLTTAAPEQERPQPPVEHHPSPPQPPHRHPVFDET; this is encoded by the coding sequence GTGCCGCACACCTACGCCGAGCGGGCGTACGCGTACCCCGCCGTCGACGAGGTGCTGGTCCCCGTCGTCGACGCCTGGGCGCTCGGCTGGTCCGTCGACGGCGACCCGCTCGACGCGGCCCCGGCCGACGCCACCCCCGCCCCCGCGTCCCACGACGACCGCGTCCTCGACCTGCGCCGGGGCGTCCTCGACCGCGAGCAGCGGCGAACGGCCCCGTCGACCGGCGCCGCGGTCGCCCTCAGCACGCGCCGGCTGGTGTCGCTGACCCGCCGCGGCGTCGTCGCGACCCGGTGGCGGGTGCGCGCCGAGGCCGACGTGACGCTGACCGCCCACCCCGTCCCGGGCTGCGACCACGCGGGCGCGCCGCCCGCCCGGGAGCCCGGCGTGCGGACGCTGACCTGCCGCCACGACCCCGAGGGCTCCGCGGTGCACCAGCGTGCGGAGCGGTCCGGCCGGGAGATGGTGGTGCGCACCGCGCACGAGGTCACCGCCGACGAGGGGGTCGACGCCCGCTGGTCGACCGTCGACCCGCACGGCGCCGTGCTGACCGTCGCCCTGCGGGCGGGGCAGGCGGTCGAGGTCGTCGTGATCGCCGCGTACGCGGGCGGGACGGACGCCGAGGCGCTGCACACGCAGGCCGACGCCGAGCTGCGCGCCGCACGGGCCGCCGGCTGGTCCGGGCTGCGGCACGAGCAGGAGACCGAGCTCGCGGGCGTCTGGGCGCGCGGCGACGTGCTGGTCGAGGGCGACGACGAGCTGCAGCAGGCGGTCCGGTACGCGCTGCTCCAGGTCGTGCAGGCCTCGGCCCAGGCGGACGGCGCCGGGATCCGGGCGAAGGGCCTCGCCGGGACGGGCTACCACGGGCACACGTTCTGGGACTCGGAGTGCTTCGTGCTCCCGGTCCTCGACCACGTCCTGCCCCGCGCGGCGGCCGACCACCTGCGCTGGCGGCACGCCACCCTGCCGCAGGCCCGCGCCCGGGCCGTCGAGCTCGGGCTCCCGGGCGTGACCTTCCCGTGGCGGACGATCAGCGGCCGGGAGTGCTCCGGGTACTGGCCCGCCGGCACCGCGGCCTTCCACGTGAACGCGGGCGTCGGCATCGCCGCGGCCCGGCACGTCGCCGCGACCGGCGACGCGGTGTTCGACCGGGACGTCGCCGTCGACCTGCTCGTGCCCACCGCGCGGCTGTGGGCGGGCCGGGGCCACCACACCCCCGAGGGGTTCCGGATCGACGGGGTCACGGGCCCGGACGAGTACACCGCGGTCGTCGACAACAACACGTACACGAACCTCGTGGCGCGGGAGAACCTCCGGGCCGCCGCCGACGCCTGCGAGCGGCACCCCGACGTCGCCGCGCGCCTCGGGGTCACCGCCACCGAGCGCGCCGAGTGGCGCCGGGCCGCCGACCGCATGATGGTGCCGTACTCGGAGGAGCTCGGGGTCACCGAGCAGCACGAGGGCTTCACCCGGCGGGCGCCGTGGGACTTCGGCGCCCCGGCGAACACCCGGTACCCGCTGCAGGAGCACCACCCGTTCGTCGAGCTCTACCGGCGGCAGGTCACCAAGCAGGCCGACCTGGTGCTCGCCCTGCACGTCGCCGCCGACGACATCCCGGTCGAGCAGAAGCGCCGGGACTTCGCCTACTACGAGGCGATCACGGTGCGGGACTCGTCGCTGTCCGCACCGGCGCAGGCCGTCGTCGCCGCCGAGGTCGGCCACCCGGACCTCGCGTACGCGTACGCCCGGGAGTGCGCGCTCATCGACCTGTCCGACCTGCGCGCGTCGAGCGCCGAGGGCCTGCACGTGGCCGCCCTCGCGGGTGCGTGGACCGCGCTCGTCGTCGGCCTCGGCGGGTTGCGGCAGGCCGGGGACGCCGTGCACCTGACGCCGCGGCTCCCCCGCCGGCTCACCCGGGTCGCGTTCACCGTCCTGCAGGCCGGCGCCCGGGTCGAGGTCGACGTCCGCCAGGACCTGGTGACGTACCGGCTGCTCGCCGGCGACGACGCCCGGTTCACCCACCACGGCGACCCGGTCCACCTCACGACGGCCGCGCCGGAGCAGGAGCGCCCCCAGCCGCCCGTCGAGCACCACCCGAGCCCGCCGCAGCCGCCGCACCGGCACCCGGTGTTCGACGAGACCTGA
- a CDS encoding PTS mannitol transporter subunit IICB, translated as MIMPNLPAFLAWGLITSLFIAVGWLPNGILGGFGNADDPGSWQGAATQLALADDGTTFQQYVGMVGPMVTYLLPILIANAGGRIVYKERGGVVASIVAVGMITGSTVPMFLGAMIVGPLSAWVLKKVDSIWAGKIKPGFEMLVDMFTAGILGAAMAVGAFFGFAPIITGVSDALGNVVSWMADNHLLPLMAVVVEPAKVLFLNNAIGNGVLVPLGAQEVVEQGKSLLFLVESNPGPGLGILMAYTFFGIGAAKSSAPGAAVVQFIGGIHEVYFPFVLMKPTLIIAAILGGATGIATNVVFGSGLRGPAAPGSIIAVYAATPRDSFVGVTLSVVLAFVVTFLVAAVILRASRKRDLAAGGGDLAAAIAQTEANKGKSSTALDAMAARQGGTLPAEAGAAADGTPAAPVRSIVFACDAGMGSSAMGASILRDKLKKAGRGDITVVNKAVANLEDDVDLVITQRELTDRARRHAPSARHVSVDNFLSSPVYDDVVREARAGAESETAERSTS; from the coding sequence ATGATCATGCCGAACCTCCCGGCGTTCCTCGCCTGGGGCCTGATCACGTCGCTGTTCATCGCCGTCGGCTGGCTGCCGAACGGCATCCTCGGCGGGTTCGGCAACGCCGACGACCCGGGCAGCTGGCAGGGCGCCGCCACGCAGCTGGCGCTCGCCGACGACGGCACGACCTTCCAGCAGTACGTCGGCATGGTCGGTCCGATGGTGACCTACCTGCTGCCGATCCTGATCGCGAACGCCGGCGGTCGGATCGTCTACAAGGAGCGCGGCGGCGTCGTCGCCTCCATCGTGGCGGTCGGCATGATCACCGGCTCCACGGTGCCGATGTTCCTCGGCGCGATGATCGTGGGCCCGCTGTCCGCGTGGGTGCTCAAGAAGGTCGACTCGATCTGGGCCGGGAAGATCAAGCCCGGCTTCGAGATGCTCGTCGACATGTTCACCGCGGGCATCCTCGGCGCCGCGATGGCCGTCGGGGCGTTCTTCGGTTTCGCGCCGATCATCACCGGCGTGTCCGACGCGCTCGGCAACGTCGTGTCCTGGATGGCCGACAACCACCTCCTGCCGCTCATGGCCGTGGTGGTCGAGCCCGCGAAGGTGCTGTTCCTCAACAACGCCATCGGCAACGGCGTCCTGGTGCCGCTCGGCGCCCAGGAGGTCGTGGAGCAGGGCAAGTCGCTGCTGTTCCTGGTGGAGTCCAACCCCGGGCCCGGCCTGGGCATCCTGATGGCCTACACGTTCTTCGGCATCGGGGCGGCGAAGTCGTCGGCCCCCGGCGCGGCGGTCGTGCAGTTCATCGGCGGCATCCACGAGGTGTACTTCCCGTTCGTGCTGATGAAGCCGACGCTGATCATCGCGGCCATCCTCGGCGGCGCCACCGGCATCGCGACCAACGTGGTGTTCGGCAGCGGCCTGCGCGGCCCGGCGGCACCGGGGTCGATCATCGCGGTGTACGCCGCGACACCACGCGACTCGTTCGTCGGGGTGACGCTCTCGGTGGTCCTGGCCTTCGTGGTCACGTTCCTCGTGGCGGCGGTCATCCTGCGGGCCTCCCGGAAGCGGGACCTCGCGGCGGGCGGCGGCGACCTCGCCGCGGCGATCGCCCAGACCGAGGCCAACAAGGGCAAGTCGTCCACGGCGCTCGACGCCATGGCGGCCCGGCAGGGCGGCACGCTGCCGGCCGAGGCGGGGGCCGCGGCCGACGGCACCCCGGCGGCACCGGTGCGGTCGATCGTGTTCGCGTGCGACGCCGGCATGGGGTCGTCCGCGATGGGGGCGAGCATCCTGCGCGACAAGCTCAAGAAGGCGGGCCGCGGGGACATCACCGTGGTCAACAAGGCCGTCGCGAACCTGGAGGACGACGTCGACCTGGTCATCACGCAGCGCGAGCTGACCGACCGGGCCCGGAGGCACGCGCCCAGCGCGCGGCACGTCTCGGTCGACAACTTCCTGTCCAGTCCCGTGTACGACGACGTCGTGCGCGAGGCCCGGGCCGGGGCGGAGTCCGAGACGGCGGAGAGGAGCACGTCATGA
- a CDS encoding LysE/ArgO family amino acid transporter produces the protein MPASLAAALTGLAFGLSLIVAIGAQNAFVLRTGLRRTHVLPVVAVCALSDAVLIAAGVGGLGTLVDRHPVVLTVARLAGAAFLIGYAVVAARRALRPGAALTAEDADAAAPARAWPVVATCLALTWLNPHVYLDTVVLLGSVAGTHGEDRWWFGGGAVLGSLLWFTGLGYGARLLRPLFARPGAWRVLDGVIALVMLAIAASLLLGL, from the coding sequence GTGCCCGCCTCCCTCGCCGCCGCCCTCACCGGGCTCGCCTTCGGCCTGTCGCTCATCGTCGCCATCGGCGCGCAGAACGCCTTCGTGCTGCGCACCGGCCTGCGTCGCACCCACGTCCTGCCCGTCGTCGCCGTGTGCGCGCTGTCGGACGCCGTGCTGATCGCGGCCGGGGTCGGCGGGCTCGGGACGCTGGTCGACCGGCACCCGGTGGTCCTCACCGTGGCACGGCTGGCCGGCGCGGCGTTCCTGATCGGCTACGCCGTCGTCGCGGCGCGCCGGGCCCTGCGGCCGGGCGCCGCGCTGACCGCCGAGGACGCCGACGCCGCCGCGCCGGCCCGGGCGTGGCCCGTCGTCGCGACCTGCCTGGCGCTCACGTGGCTGAACCCGCACGTGTACCTGGACACGGTCGTGCTGCTCGGCTCGGTGGCCGGGACGCACGGCGAGGACCGTTGGTGGTTCGGCGGCGGCGCGGTGCTCGGCAGCCTGCTGTGGTTCACGGGGCTCGGGTACGGGGCGCGGCTGCTGCGGCCGCTGTTCGCGCGGCCCGGGGCGTGGCGCGTGCTCGACGGCGTGATCGCGCTGGTGATGCTGGCGATCGCGGCGAGCCTGCTGCTGGGGCTCTGA
- a CDS encoding amino acid permease — MPRATPASSTVAPAAAPAGPEQPAGDHLGHGLRTRHLTMMGLGSAIGAGLFLGSGVGIATAGPAVLVSYAIAGVLVVLVMRMLAEMASALPASGSFSVYAERALGRWAGFTLGWVYWFTLIMVLGAEVTGVSRIVTGWLPGVPQWVVALVVVAVFAGANLAGVRKFGELEFWFALIKVAAIVVFLVLGVLLVLGLLPGTDPVGTTNLLGHGGFAPEGVGGVAAGLLVVVFAFGGIEIVTIAAAEARDPQRAVGRATRTIVWRILLFYVGSVAIMVLVLPWDAPVLQQGPFVAVLDVAGLPGAARLMEAVVVIALLSAFNANVYATSRMAYSLAGRGDGPAVLRRVSGRDVPWVAVLVSVAFGVVAVALNWALPDTLLGILLNAVGAALLVVWVLVAVAQLRLRPRLEAEARARGERLPLRMWGYPWLTWATLAALAGLVALMLADGSARGQLLSTAGLVAVVVGIYGVTALVRRRRAAATVGA; from the coding sequence ATGCCCCGCGCCACGCCCGCCTCGTCCACCGTCGCCCCCGCCGCCGCACCGGCCGGTCCCGAGCAGCCCGCCGGGGACCACCTCGGCCACGGGCTGCGCACCCGGCACCTCACGATGATGGGGCTGGGCTCCGCGATCGGCGCCGGGCTGTTCCTCGGCAGCGGCGTCGGCATCGCCACGGCAGGCCCGGCGGTGCTGGTGTCCTACGCGATCGCCGGGGTGCTGGTGGTCCTCGTCATGCGGATGCTGGCGGAGATGGCCTCGGCCCTCCCGGCCAGCGGCTCGTTCTCCGTGTACGCGGAGCGTGCGCTGGGCCGGTGGGCCGGGTTCACGCTCGGCTGGGTCTACTGGTTCACGCTGATCATGGTGCTCGGCGCCGAGGTCACGGGCGTCTCCCGGATCGTCACCGGCTGGCTGCCGGGCGTGCCGCAGTGGGTGGTCGCGCTCGTCGTGGTCGCGGTGTTCGCGGGCGCCAACCTGGCGGGGGTCCGCAAGTTCGGCGAGCTCGAGTTCTGGTTCGCGCTGATCAAGGTCGCGGCGATCGTGGTCTTCCTGGTGCTCGGCGTGCTGCTGGTGCTGGGCCTGCTGCCCGGCACCGACCCGGTCGGCACCACGAACCTGCTCGGCCACGGCGGCTTCGCGCCGGAGGGCGTGGGCGGGGTGGCGGCGGGGCTGCTGGTCGTGGTGTTCGCGTTCGGCGGCATCGAGATCGTCACGATCGCCGCCGCCGAGGCGCGGGACCCGCAGCGCGCGGTCGGCCGCGCGACCCGGACCATCGTGTGGCGGATCCTGCTGTTCTACGTGGGCTCGGTCGCGATCATGGTGCTGGTCCTGCCGTGGGACGCCCCCGTGCTCCAGCAGGGGCCGTTCGTCGCGGTCCTCGACGTGGCCGGGCTGCCGGGCGCGGCGCGGCTGATGGAGGCGGTGGTGGTCATCGCCCTGCTGTCGGCGTTCAACGCGAACGTGTACGCGACGTCCCGGATGGCGTACTCGCTCGCCGGGCGCGGCGACGGGCCCGCGGTGCTGCGCCGGGTGTCCGGGCGCGACGTGCCGTGGGTCGCCGTGCTGGTGTCGGTGGCGTTCGGCGTGGTCGCGGTCGCGCTGAACTGGGCGCTGCCGGACACGCTGCTCGGCATCCTGCTCAACGCCGTCGGCGCGGCGCTGCTGGTCGTCTGGGTGCTCGTCGCGGTGGCGCAGCTGCGGCTGCGGCCGCGGCTCGAGGCGGAGGCCCGCGCCCGGGGCGAGCGGCTGCCGCTTCGGATGTGGGGCTACCCGTGGCTGACCTGGGCGACGCTCGCCGCGCTGGCGGGTCTCGTGGCGCTGATGCTCGCGGACGGGTCGGCGCGGGGCCAGCTGCTGTCGACGGCGGGGCTGGTCGCGGTCGTGGTGGGGATCTACGGCGTGACCGCGCTCGTGCGCCGGCGCCGGGCCGCGGCGACCGTCGGGGCCTGA
- a CDS encoding DEAD/DEAH box helicase produces MPAVPSPAPSAGGAGEPAGDWRAVLDGLLAWGDDAPAPRSRRAALQVELRELTPRTRERWNGPVSRTAVARRAGEPPDPGTAGYRLGVRPVTRTDRGWTRGSVTWANIPHLRARLDLDAEQHRWFCQVGALHRAAEPPVPGQDAAWVYLDEFVNPVLWDLLDQARALGIPLVGSGAGAEVRRGGAARLGLDVARGPGGLRVAAHLTVDGEPFPVEHAHAIGDHGVYVVDPAHPRRVLLAPAAEPLGPQQLALLGDTAGGRTVADALRAGVVVPEDQAGPFLREQLPALRAGLDVASADGSVVVPPPAPPTLVLTVRHLPGRVVDLAWRWDGHARSGPAPDPRSLVPDDLVPGGWPDAGRDSPDPADDRPPLPPPATLRDADAADYVTAALPRVAALPGVRVDTIGAAPDYRVLHDAPVLTVTAQPSERTDWFDLGVTVTIDGRTVPFGPLFAALAKGRRRLRLVDHTYLSLDHPALEPLAALVAEARELAEWETGLRVSRHQTSLWADFAELADEAEPPDAWRGLLAEAAGDAPEPVPAPAGLRAELRPYQAEGFAWLAFLWRHRLGGILADDMGLGKTLQTLALLQHVAEQRGPGTDARPFLVVAPTSVTPNWVAEAARFTPGLTVRRVEATQAPGPAPLAEVAAGADVVVTSYALLRLDAEAYRAVGWAGLVLDEAQQVKNPASRVHRAAKDLGAPFVVALTGTPVENSLTELHALLDLVAPGLLPPAATFTLQYVRPIEDAHAGIATGPGAGDLPESAARLRAGRLERLRRRIRPFLLRRTKDLVAADLPEKQEQTLAVALDPAHRDVYDRYLQRERQKVLGLIDDLDRQRFIVYRSLTLLRMLALDASLIDPALAGTPSAKLDALLEQLDDVVAEGHRALVFSQFTSYLSRAADRLDAAGVPYVYLDGSTTRRGEVVDEFRTGDAPVFLLSLKAGGTGLNLTEADYVFLLDPWWNPAAEQQAVDRAHRIGQDRPVMVYRLIAEDTIEEKVVVALQARKAALVDAVLDDGDLFSTALTADDLRDLLG; encoded by the coding sequence GTGCCCGCCGTCCCGTCCCCCGCGCCGTCCGCGGGCGGGGCCGGCGAGCCCGCCGGCGACTGGCGCGCCGTGCTCGACGGGCTGCTCGCCTGGGGCGACGACGCCCCCGCCCCGCGCTCCCGCCGCGCCGCGCTCCAGGTCGAGCTCCGCGAGCTGACCCCCCGCACCCGCGAGCGCTGGAACGGCCCCGTGTCCCGCACCGCGGTCGCCCGCCGCGCCGGCGAGCCCCCGGACCCCGGCACAGCCGGCTACCGCCTCGGCGTCCGCCCGGTGACCCGCACCGACCGCGGCTGGACCCGCGGCAGCGTCACCTGGGCGAACATCCCGCACCTGCGCGCCCGGCTGGACCTCGACGCCGAGCAGCACCGCTGGTTCTGCCAGGTCGGCGCCCTGCACCGCGCCGCCGAGCCGCCCGTCCCCGGGCAGGACGCGGCGTGGGTCTACCTCGACGAGTTCGTGAACCCCGTCCTGTGGGACCTGCTCGACCAGGCCCGGGCCCTCGGCATCCCGCTCGTCGGCTCCGGCGCTGGCGCGGAGGTGCGGCGCGGGGGCGCCGCCCGGCTGGGCCTGGACGTCGCCCGCGGCCCCGGAGGCCTGCGGGTCGCGGCGCACCTGACGGTCGACGGCGAGCCGTTCCCGGTCGAGCACGCGCACGCGATCGGCGACCACGGCGTGTACGTCGTCGACCCGGCCCACCCGCGCCGCGTGCTGCTGGCCCCGGCCGCCGAGCCGCTCGGCCCGCAGCAGCTCGCCCTGCTCGGGGACACGGCCGGCGGGCGCACCGTCGCGGACGCCCTGCGCGCGGGGGTCGTGGTGCCGGAGGACCAGGCCGGCCCGTTCCTGCGCGAGCAGCTGCCGGCCCTGCGCGCCGGGCTCGACGTCGCGAGCGCGGACGGCTCGGTCGTCGTCCCGCCGCCGGCCCCGCCGACGCTCGTGCTCACGGTCCGGCACCTGCCCGGGCGGGTCGTCGACCTGGCGTGGCGGTGGGACGGGCACGCGCGCTCGGGCCCGGCGCCCGACCCCCGGTCCCTCGTGCCGGACGACCTCGTGCCCGGTGGCTGGCCGGACGCCGGCCGCGACAGCCCCGACCCCGCCGACGACCGGCCGCCGCTCCCCCCGCCCGCGACCCTCCGCGACGCCGACGCCGCCGACTACGTCACCGCGGCGCTCCCCCGCGTCGCCGCGCTCCCCGGCGTCCGCGTCGACACGATCGGCGCGGCCCCCGACTACCGGGTCCTGCACGACGCCCCGGTGCTCACCGTCACCGCGCAGCCCAGCGAGCGGACCGACTGGTTCGACCTCGGCGTCACGGTCACCATCGACGGCCGCACCGTGCCGTTCGGCCCGCTGTTCGCGGCGCTGGCGAAGGGCCGCCGCCGGCTGCGCCTGGTCGACCACACGTACCTGTCCCTCGACCACCCCGCGCTCGAGCCGCTGGCCGCCCTCGTCGCGGAGGCGCGCGAGCTCGCCGAGTGGGAGACCGGCCTGCGGGTCAGCAGGCACCAGACCAGCCTGTGGGCCGATTTCGCGGAGCTCGCGGACGAGGCCGAGCCGCCGGACGCCTGGCGCGGGCTGCTCGCCGAGGCCGCCGGCGACGCGCCCGAGCCCGTGCCCGCCCCCGCCGGGCTGCGCGCGGAGCTGCGGCCGTACCAGGCCGAGGGCTTCGCGTGGCTGGCGTTCCTGTGGCGGCACCGGCTCGGCGGGATCCTGGCCGACGACATGGGCCTCGGCAAGACGCTGCAGACCCTGGCGCTGCTCCAGCACGTGGCCGAGCAGCGCGGCCCAGGCACCGACGCGCGCCCGTTCCTCGTCGTCGCCCCGACCTCGGTCACCCCGAACTGGGTGGCGGAGGCCGCCCGGTTCACGCCCGGGCTGACGGTGCGGCGCGTCGAGGCGACCCAGGCGCCGGGACCGGCGCCGCTCGCCGAGGTCGCGGCCGGTGCCGACGTCGTCGTCACCTCCTACGCCCTGCTCCGGCTGGACGCCGAGGCGTACCGCGCCGTCGGCTGGGCCGGGCTGGTGCTGGACGAGGCGCAGCAGGTCAAGAACCCCGCGTCCCGGGTGCACCGCGCGGCGAAGGACCTGGGCGCGCCGTTCGTCGTCGCGCTGACCGGCACGCCCGTCGAGAACTCGCTCACCGAGCTGCACGCCCTGCTCGACCTCGTGGCACCCGGGCTGCTGCCGCCCGCCGCGACGTTCACGCTGCAGTACGTCCGCCCGATCGAGGATGCGCACGCCGGCATCGCCACCGGGCCGGGCGCGGGCGACCTGCCCGAGTCCGCGGCCCGGCTGCGCGCCGGTCGGCTCGAGCGGCTGCGCCGGCGGATCCGCCCGTTCCTGCTGCGCCGCACCAAGGACCTGGTGGCCGCCGACCTGCCGGAGAAGCAGGAGCAGACCCTCGCGGTCGCCCTGGACCCGGCGCACCGCGACGTCTACGACCGGTACCTGCAGCGCGAGCGGCAGAAGGTGCTCGGCCTCATCGACGACCTGGACCGGCAGCGGTTCATCGTCTACCGGTCGCTGACCCTGCTGCGGATGCTCGCGCTGGACGCCTCGCTCATCGACCCGGCGCTGGCGGGCACCCCGTCCGCGAAGCTCGACGCGCTGCTGGAGCAGCTGGACGACGTCGTCGCCGAGGGGCACCGCGCGCTGGTGTTCAGCCAGTTCACATCCTACCTGTCGCGCGCGGCGGACCGCCTCGACGCCGCCGGGGTGCCGTACGTCTACCTGGACGGGTCCACGACCCGGCGCGGCGAGGTGGTCGACGAGTTCCGCACCGGCGACGCGCCGGTGTTCCTGCTCAGCCTCAAGGCGGGCGGCACCGGGCTCAACCTCACCGAGGCGGACTACGTCTTCCTGCTCGACCCGTGGTGGAACCCGGCCGCCGAGCAACAGGCCGTCGACCGCGCGCACCGCATCGGGCAGGACCGGCCGGTCATGGTCTACCGGCTGATCGCCGAGGACACGATCGAGGAGAAGGTCGTCGTCGCGCTGCAGGCCCGCAAGGCCGCGCTCGTCGACGCGGTCCTGGACGACGGCGACCTGTTCTCGACCGCGCTGACCGCCGACGACCTGCGCGACCTCCTGGGCTGA
- a CDS encoding ArgP/LysG family DNA-binding transcriptional regulator, with the protein MAEVDLPQLRALLAVVDEGSFENAAVALHLTQSAVSQRIRALETAVGQVLVRRARPAGVTAAGEVYLRLARQVVALSDEAHAAVTAGATSGRPVLPIAVNSDSLGTWVLPALAPLADDIVFDLHREDQDHSADLLREGAVVAAITTAARPVQGCTSHRLGVLRYRPMVAAHRAAALLPDGPTPAALAAAPLVVFDRKDDLQDRYLRGRGADPALPPRHHVPASADFTLAVRLGLGWGMLPDADARAGEADGTLVDLDPGRHVDVTLHWQQWTVRTAALERTGEAVRAAAAAYLR; encoded by the coding sequence ATGGCCGAGGTCGACCTCCCGCAGCTCCGCGCCCTGCTCGCCGTCGTCGACGAGGGGTCGTTCGAGAACGCCGCGGTCGCGCTGCACCTCACGCAGTCGGCGGTGAGCCAGCGCATCCGGGCGCTCGAGACCGCGGTCGGCCAGGTGCTCGTGCGGCGCGCGCGGCCCGCCGGCGTGACCGCGGCCGGTGAGGTGTACCTCCGGCTCGCGCGCCAGGTGGTCGCGCTGTCCGACGAGGCCCACGCGGCGGTGACGGCCGGGGCGACCTCGGGGCGGCCGGTGCTGCCCATCGCGGTCAACTCGGACTCGCTCGGCACCTGGGTGCTGCCGGCGCTGGCCCCGCTCGCGGACGACATCGTCTTCGACCTGCACCGCGAGGACCAGGACCACTCCGCCGACCTGCTCCGCGAGGGCGCGGTGGTCGCGGCGATCACGACGGCCGCGCGGCCGGTGCAGGGCTGCACGTCGCACCGGCTCGGAGTGCTCCGGTACCGGCCGATGGTCGCGGCGCACCGCGCCGCCGCGCTGCTGCCGGACGGCCCGACGCCGGCCGCGCTCGCCGCCGCCCCGCTCGTCGTGTTCGACCGGAAGGACGACCTGCAGGACCGGTACCTGCGCGGGCGCGGCGCGGACCCGGCGCTGCCCCCGCGGCACCACGTGCCCGCGTCGGCCGACTTCACGCTCGCGGTCCGGCTCGGCCTCGGGTGGGGGATGCTGCCCGACGCGGACGCCCGCGCAGGGGAGGCGGACGGGACGCTCGTCGACCTCGACCCGGGCCGGCACGTCGACGTCACGCTGCACTGGCAGCAGTGGACCGTGCGCACCGCGGCGCTGGAGCGCACGGGCGAGGCGGTCCGGGCGGCCGCGGCGGCGTACCTGCGCTGA
- a CDS encoding PTS sugar transporter subunit IIA, with the protein MTELLSADLIVPAGSARSKEEAIREAGALLVGSGAVDPGYVDAMLEREQTISTYMGSYLAIPHGTNEAKGAIHRSAVCLVRYEEPVDWDGNPVRVVVGIAGVGDEHLSLLSRIALVFSDGERVQRVLDATTREQLTAVLAEVEPA; encoded by the coding sequence ATGACGGAGCTGCTGAGCGCGGACCTGATCGTCCCCGCGGGGAGCGCCCGGTCCAAGGAGGAGGCCATCCGGGAGGCCGGGGCGCTGCTGGTCGGCTCCGGCGCGGTGGACCCCGGGTACGTGGACGCGATGCTCGAGCGCGAGCAGACCATCTCCACGTACATGGGCAGCTACCTCGCCATCCCGCACGGCACCAACGAGGCGAAGGGCGCGATCCACCGGTCCGCGGTCTGCCTGGTGCGGTACGAGGAGCCGGTCGACTGGGACGGCAACCCCGTGCGGGTGGTCGTGGGCATCGCGGGTGTCGGCGACGAGCACCTGTCGCTGCTGTCCCGGATCGCCCTGGTGTTCAGCGACGGCGAGCGCGTGCAGCGCGTGCTCGACGCCACCACCCGCGAGCAGCTGACGGCCGTCCTCGCGGAGGTCGAGCCGGCCTGA